One part of the Gossypium raimondii isolate GPD5lz chromosome 1, ASM2569854v1, whole genome shotgun sequence genome encodes these proteins:
- the LOC128042435 gene encoding uncharacterized protein LOC128042435, protein MSEYEGEFVRLNKYAWECILIENAMCKRFEEGLNEDIKLLVGILELKEFVVLVARLIRLMNRDKGTRCFSPKPQAISVASVGSVRDARLECKHYNKSHYGECRVKNGACFRCGSLGHYLRDCPEKSEKEKAQTTRPSNTTSRGRTPHSPRNVSGSCGVTKTSTVRSKAEVPTRASAIRTRNDAFVLDVITGTFFVYDTIVTALIDPGSTYSYGYSFSANLMLLPFDEFYVILVMDWITLHDAVKYVRKGCNTYIAYVLDTKVFESELESVLVVCEYLDVFPKELPRLPPIKEVEFAIELVPGTSPISIVPYRMALIELKEFKA, encoded by the exons ATGTCAGAATATGAGGGGGAATTTGTTAGACTGAACAAATATGCATGGGAGTGTATTCTGATTGAGAATGccatgtgtaaaagatttgaagaagggttaaatgaagatataaagCTTCTAGTTGGAATTCTTGAACTGAAAGAGTTCGTTGTACTGGTTGCCAGGCTCATAAGGTTGATGAA TAGAGACAAAGGTACCCGGTGCTTCAGTCCAAAACCTCAGGCTATATCTGTAGCGAGTGTGGGTAGTGTCAGAGATGCCAGACTCGAGTGTAAGCACTATAACAAATCACATTATGGTGAGTGTCGAGTGAAGAATGGAGCGTGTTTTAGGTGTGGTTCTTTAGGccactatcttagagattgTCCAGAGAAATCTGAGAAAGAGAAAGCTCAGACCACAAGACCGAGCAACACAACTTCGAGAGGTAGAACACCTCATAGTCCTAGAAATGTGAGTGGTAGCTGTGGTGTTACAAAAACATCTACTGTGAGATCTAAGGCAGAAGTACCGACTAGGGCTTCTGCTATTCGCACGCGCAATGATGCTTTTGTGCTAGATGTTATTACCGGTACTTTCTTTGTTTATGATACTATTGtaactgctttgattgatccgggatCAACCTATTCATAT GGTTACAGTTTTtcggctaatttgatgttgttaccttttgatgaattttatgtgATTCTAGTTATGGATTGGataactctgcatgatgctgtt aaatatgtgagaaaaggttgcaaTACTTATATTGCTTATGtactggatactaaagtgtTTGAATCGGAGCTTGAATCAGTTCTAGTGGTTTGTGAGTATCTCGATGTATTTCCAAAGGAGTTACCTAGATTACCACCGATCaaagaggttgagtttgctattgaattaGTACCGGGGACATCACCGATATCTATAGTACCTTACAGAATGGCTCTTATCGAATTAAAAGAGTTCAAAGCATAg
- the LOC105785496 gene encoding MLP-like protein 423, giving the protein MACSGQLHVEVELKSLAEKVWETIRDSTKIFPQALSHDYKSIEVLEGDGKAPRSIRLINYAEGSPIVKVSKERIESVDEAEKIYVYSIFDGDLMKYYKTFIAKINVIPKGESSLVKWSCEFEKASEEIPDPSVIKEFAVKNFVEIDDYLHTKA; this is encoded by the exons ATGGCTTGCAGTGGACAGCTTCATGTGGAGGTTGAGCTCAAGTCTCTTGCAGAAAAGGTCTGGGAAACCATTAGGGACTCTACCAAAATATTTCCTCAAGCTTTGTCCCATGATTACAAGAGCATTGAAGTGCTCGAGGGCGATGGCAAGGCCCCCAGATCCATCCGCCTCATCAATTATGCTGAAG GATCTCCAATCGTTAAGGTTTCAAAGGAGAGAATTGAATCAGTGGATGAAGCTGAGAAGATATATGTTTACAGCATCTTTGATGGGGATCTCATGAAATACTACAAGACTTTCATTGCTAAGATCAATGTGATTCCCAAAGGAGAGTCGAGCTTGGTTAAATGGTCTTGTGAATTTGAGAAGGCAAGTGAAGAGATCCCTGACCCAAGCGTCATTAAGGAATTTGCGGTGAAAAACTTTGTGGAGATCGATGACTATCTTCACACCAAGGCTTAG